Part of the Mytilus trossulus isolate FHL-02 chromosome 2, PNRI_Mtr1.1.1.hap1, whole genome shotgun sequence genome is shown below.
TTCCATGTTCAAATAATTctatgttgtcaatttttttagTTAAGCAATTTGTGGAACACCTTGCAAGGACAATTACCAGGTATATCATAATTTATTTccaatttcaaaaatctttaaaatagattTCAATATAAGACTACAAATAAGGCTAAGTAAGTACTTCATACAAAAGCATTTCTATCATATTTGGTTAGATTGTTTAAAACAATCTGTGCATGCAAGTTCTAACTAGTTTCATGAAGACAAATATTCAATTGCCCTTGAATTcaagaaaaccaaaaaatgttgtttttcccACCAGATTTTAACATTGCTGTGATAAAcgtttattgttttcaattgcATGTTTCATACCTTTTATTTGATTACCTGTAAATGTGCTAGATTAGATATGTGTGTTCCACAATTACCTGTAAATGTGCTCGATTAGATACATGTGTTCCACAATTACTTGTAAGTGTACTAGATTAGAAATATGTGTTCCACAATTACCTGTAAATGTGCTAGATTAGATACATGTGTTCCACAATTACCTGTGAATGTGCTAGATTAGATATGTGTGTTCCACAATTACCTGTAAATGTGCTCGATTAGATACATATGTTCCACAATTACTTGTAAGTGTGCTAGATTAGAAATATGTGTTCCACAATTACCTGTAAATGTGCTAGATTAGATACATGTGTTCCACAATTACCTGTGAATGTGCTAGATTAGATACATGTGTTCCACAATTACCTGTAAATTAGCTAGATTAGATACATGAGTTCCACAACTACCTGTAAATGTGCTAGATTAGATACATGAGTTCCACAATTACCTGTAAATGTGCTAGATTAGATACATGAGTTCCACAATTACCTGTAAATGTGCTAGATTAGATACATGTGTACCACAACATAATGTATTGTCTAGACCCTCTATGGATAATACTCTCACTGGCCCTTCATGATCATCTGGTAATCCTCTACAACGAGCCTACAATATTCACAGGCTcacataatataaatattgattaaagTTTCTCAGACaatatatgataataaaaatttaaatgtttttataatttcacgtaaaatgtaaaatattgtatacatgtatatcattattttcacttgtatgctgttttttttattgctttgttGTCAAACTGCTTTAAAAAATGTGAGAAATTTCCGAGCATATGCAACAGTTATCTCATACACTTCAAAACTTCATAATtacattaaacattaaaatgtatgtttcattgtcaTATATTAGGTTTGATTGATGCATTCAGGTGTCATTCTCAAATTAACATTCATTTCACAATGAAATGTATCATTAACGATGACATGAGCTTCCACAATAAGATACACAggaaaataaaggaaaaacgagaaatcgtgttttcatgttcctcgtttctcattttttatatagattagaccattggttttccagtttgaatgggTTAATAGTCATATTttgagccctttatagcttgctgttcagtgtgagccaaggctctgtgttaaaATCTGTAGTTTGACCTATAGTGGTGTacgttttacaaattgtgacttggatgaaaagttgtctcattggcacttgtaccacatattcttatttctGTTATCTTTACAATGAACATACTTCATATACATATTCGTCATGTCTTGGCAGAATTCTTATTATTCTACTATTATCATGATTGATAATAATAACTTACTTCAGCTAACTTAGGATCATCTTTATCATGATATAATACTGGTGTGACTGGAATTCTCTCTCTTATCCTTTCATTAACAGCATCTTCAAGAACTGTAATCTGTTCTTCTGAAAGTTTAGGTGTATCTAATTCTATGGATGATATCTTTTCTCCTAAATTCCTGAACAATATAAGAGTTGACTAAAAGTTATTGAATATCTTCATTTAAAAGTGATATTTCATGTTTAAAACCATTCTTGATTTTCATAGTTTCAACGGGTTTTTTATAATGTCAATGTTGATGAGTATAAAGAAAAGACAGAATTATACAGAACAGAATTTCTTTGAACAGGGGGGGCACCTTTTTAAAAAGGtgcaaaaaaagaaagaaaacaatgcTCTAGAAACATATATTATTTACTGGTCAGTCATTCTCATAACAGTTTGCAGTTGTAAAacagttaaaattttaaaggtatgttattattttattattaaaccaTATCACTTCTCTTTCACATGATTATCTATTATATGAACACACCATGATGTTGTTGGAAATCCAAACATACTCTCTGCAACTGTAGTTATCAAGTGTTGACCTGAAATACATGTTCatacttattttcattgattttacaaatattaaaatcttGACAGAGAACTTGACATTATTATCATTTATACTAGTATTATGGGCTAGTTTCAATAGAAaactattgatatatgtaaaacattaccattttctttttttgtaatgacTTTTAAGTATACGTCAAGAACTCCAAAAAATAAAGATAGTTCTACATAAACATGTGCTAAAAAAagagatatatatttatgtgaGGTTCACGTATGATTTTTGAAGTATGTAATTTATTCTAAGGTCTTTTCACAATAgttgtaaaacaattttgacAGTCGGTATATAATGATTGTTTGCAATAGATTAAACATATTGAGGTTTGGGCAGTGACCGTTGTCGTACGTTTCTTAAGTGTtgaagtttaattttcatttaagaattCTGTTTTTTAATGGATTGAAGTTGTATGTAAAGAAttaatgtgttttgtatatattttgtaaatgtttgattGCTGTCTTTTACCAGTTGAGATTGTGTGATGTCTATAAAGGATTTGTTTTCATAGATGCATGGTTtccatatttaaaatatgaactattaataatgtttgaaaaaatattgtgatCTCTGGatcttgttattaaaattgagatGGTCATTGTGCCTAACAGTACCTAAatatgtatttagttttctgttATGCCTTTATCGTATAAAGGTAAATATCTGAATGTGCTCAGATATGTATGCTATACAAAAATCTAGAGAGATTTAGCACATAAATACTCTAATGCTCGTTTGAACACAGTGAATTTAGAACAGAATTTAAATTACCAGTATGTTGTTGCATATGATCAAATCTTCTAGCCCAATCAACTTGTAAGTTAACATCTGTGCCAGCAGGGATGTCTGTAGAAACAAAATGGACGGCATCAGCACCTCTTCTGCTAATCTTCAACACAGGTATATCATTGATCTAAAGTgaaccatttaaaaaatatttattttggccAAGAAAGTTTGAAATGGAATCCTGGCAAGATATTgttcaacaattttcatatttatagccgactatatgCAATGATATGGCACAGGTTTTCCTCATGGTTGAAGGCTATAATTGCTAACATCATGTACATCTACCTCATTTGAACTGTATTAGATTGTAacctctcattggcaatcacacaacatctccatatttttatatagacaATTGCATTCAtctattatcatattttttttaaagttcctTCAGATGAATAGTTTTCTTGTAAAGTGTAAACTAATTtctcaaaaataataaatgaaaattgataaaacatgaatgatatttttacaatgcaagattttattttacatttttaaggCAAACGACAATATTAATTGTATACAATTGCTATGTGCATGATTCAAAATTATCTGAAACAAATAATTGAAGGAGCTACCAGTATTATTGTTTTAACTTCATGACTGCCTATTGTTCAAATTGGTTAACTTttttgtgtaaagttttaatgaAATCCATCCAATAGTTTAGGAGAATGTGTAAttgtatttacaatatttaaggATTGACAAGTATAACTTTACAGAATGTCAGAAATACAGCAATAAGGACAAAGGATGTTTCTTACATCAtatggtctctggtggatagttgtctcactaGCAATCATATCAGAGTTTCTTAATTCAAATCCTTTGATTTTCCAAACTTTTATTCCAGTGTAgaacattgtacatgtataataatatgcttatatttttttaacttgcaATTCCTTCTTATGCTTTAAACTTACAGTTCCTCTGTCATCAGgctgaaaatgataaaatttatatcattaaatcatgcatgtaacttttctttcttttgggaaaatgtttaatattggGACAaagtccccaataacagtagaaaaattaataaaaaaaaataaaaaaaatcaggaaaatttTCCCgaaattttcattgtactaatgaactcaaaatcgttcaattttttttatgtcatgttttgaattcCCGCATCTGCCCAGAAATCTACAATGTTCTTCCTTTTTTCAGGTCTCGTTTGTATGaaactttgagtaaaatatatatttatcagtctagtataaaatAGGAAGGAAagcaataccaatttcatttttgataattccttgatatgaaaaaaacgttacctgataaTAGCGTTTCTTAGTTTACATttaatatgacgtcataacttaaataacgtcacaactaaaatccctaacaacaacagaaccaaaatcggaaacgttacgatatttccgtttcttttttttaacaaatataatatttgaaaaaaaaggtacaaaaaaataattcatacagacttcgtccccatttacaggtaatgcctgcctcatattagtGTTAGCATTGATAAATGATTGATAGTTTGATTGGTGCTAATTCAGAACTATTACCATGATTGCTTGTGGCTGACTCATCACTATACACTACTTAAAGTTTAGTCATAGTAAGGTTAAAGTCTGCAAGTATCATGATAAATTTTTCATTCTATCTATAACTAAGTGTTAGTTTTAATTTCAGCATGATTGgcagaaaagaaataaatatcatttcttAAATACAGTGTGGTGTTGATGAAGAACAGCATTGATGGATATCCCATATCCTTTCTTTTctacttattaaaaaaagattgtgTCAATAATGATGTCATCCAAAAGTAAACCCATAATATAGATGCCACTTCATGAAAATAAACACTTACCTGCCCTCCTCCTTCAGGAAACAAAATGGTATCTTCTAAAACAACCTCATAgccttttatcttttcttttttctttttctggtTAAGAATTGATACTTCAGATGGCTCACAGCTTTTTACTTTTGttgtaaactaaacaaaaaagatatatatcgTGATAATCATCATGTTAATGTATACTGTAtgattatttattaatgaaatcacaatgttttatatatattgaataaagaaaacatgtgagacttattttcatttatacatttattgtaCTATTTAACATTCATTTTTCTTCATGATTTAACAGTTCCAGTTAATCAAAgctcatttaaacaatttaaaacatatttcaacaGACCCGAAACAAGTCATTATACAATTGAATACTCAGTATCAACCAAAACATCAACAAACCATGAAAAGTTAGGGCaagtttggacacaatattcaatgttgatactgtctgaatttggattgtgatcaagtTCTTGACATTATATAGGTTTCTGTCTCAAAATAAATGAGATCTTAATATCTACTGTGTAATACTGTGCAATTTAAGATTTCGTcttgaaactttaaaaagaaatttaaaacttaaaaatttaaagaaaactatGACCCCCCCCCACtagaattgtaaaaaataatcccCCCAAATATTTTTTACCTCCCCTTTTGGAGTAATCACTCCAAAACTTAATCTCAGCCTTCCATTTGTGctatggaaccttgtagtacatTTTGCTGTTAGTGGCAGGCTTAACAAAAATGtggaataaaatattaaaaaaatttcctctagatactatcttttgattgtaagaagcttctgttcaagtttgttaaaaaaaaaaacagaatggtttatgaatcaaataaatgttttaaaaaatttaactgcagactgtatgtaaaaatgtaattttaactgGAAGTAACACTTAGtccataaaaataaagtaatatactGAAAAACAAGcctctgtccaagtttggttaaattctAGAATAGTTtaggaaagttattaaaattcaaaaactttaaccacagagtgaaaaTTGTTGGACACCGTGGCAGCCACTATTGATGGAATGCATGATGGCCGCATGTATGTCTCCCTTTTGCTTTTGCTCATACTACaaaaatacttgtttttttaccctttttttgtcatgtttatcAAACCTCGATTGAACCACCTTCCCTTTGTTTTATGCAGAGATGGGGTTGattactttaaaatgtaaatcgattaaattacaattactttgctaataaaatgtaatcgattacattacaattacacCCTATTTCATATGTAATCTTATTACCTTGtaaagatccatacacttacacgCCACAAATTAATGTCAAGCAActagaaaaatgtttgtttttctgcCCCTTATTCCTAACTACCCTAACTGTTGGTACAAAATGTACCATAgttatatacaaatacaaatacaaatacaaatattttattggcacaaacacaattacaataattggcAAAGGCCCATATTACAGTGCATTACAACAATGAATACAGCATACATTTACTagtatttaaatatgttataaataagaAGCTAAAATCTCGTTTCTATACATCAgacatttatgtatataagaactAGTCACTTTCAGGACTTTTAAAGAGTTACTATTAATACAACTATTAATATTTAGCTGATTTTCACTACAACATGTAGGAAGTATatttaatatcttatttttaaagttaaatctatagtttgaaaaaaattcaCATTTCAGTAAAAAGTGATTTTCATCTTCTACCTCACCTGAtttacatacattacaaactCGTTCGTCGGTGGCTAAACCTAGATATCGCCCCTTTTCAATAGCAAGATTGTGTGCACTCAATCTAATTTTAAACAGAGATGACCTTTCTAATCTATTACTTAGAACATCAACATAAGAACTACGCTGctttgaattatgaaattgttggtaaaattttagttttgatgAATCATGATGCACTGATCAATCACTCGTTGTTTAATACTTGGTAGATATTGTTTAATAGAAAAGTTTCCCCCAGCTAGGTTTGAAAATCCTagattgttaaaaatagaataaagttTCTTTGtccaggggttatttttttcagttgccAGAAAAACTTTGGATATAAGTGCGTTTTCAGACCTTAAAATATGATCATAAAACTTAATacaagaaaatgttatttttgagCATAACGGTAGCCTGCAAAGTTCAGCTCTACAAGCAGCATTAATTGCTTTACAATGAACACCTAGaatttcttttatgaatttcatatggaatttttctaaaatggaATTGTCTCCCGAATTATCAAAAACACCCCAAATCTCACTACAATACAGCAATATGGGGCTTACTaatgaatcaaataatttttctaaaagtttacaAGGATTATCCAATCcaattgttttttaatcttaaaacaTGCTTTCCTAGCTTTTTCAATTAGTAAGGATACAGCTAAGTTAAAGTTGCCATTACACTTTAACATTATTCCCAAGTAGCAATATTTGGAGACAGTTTGTATGacattatcattataaaaaaactcATTTAGATATGTTTTACCATTAgagttaaaaactaaaacctTTGATTTTTGAACATTAACCTGTAGCTTCCAATTTGAGCAATATGTACTAAGAGTATTGAGACTGGCTTGCAAACCAGTTTTGCTTTCTGATAGTAATACaatatcatcagcatataataaacaatttacagacaaATCACCAACTCTGACTGGTTCACAGCTACCATtgaataaatcttttacaacatcatcaataaaaatattaaaaagtgtgGGGCTTAAAACATCCCCTTGTTTAACACCTCGCTCTGAAGTGAATGCAGTACTAAGaccatttgaaaatttaattctagTGGTAGTATTTTCATACATTGCagaaaaatttttaaaaagctttttaGGTAAACctgattttaaaagtttataaaataagCCTACTCTCCATATGGTATCAAAGGCTTTACGTAGGTCTATGAAAGCAGCAAATACTttcttctttttacttttatagtGATCAATAAtggtttttaaagaaaatatgtgATCAGCAGTTctacaattttgtttaaatcctATTTGATATTGACTGATGAGAGATATGTTATTAACAAATTTCAGTAATCTTGAATGAATGACTCTATTAAAAAGTTTTCCCAAGTTAGAAGTGATAGAAATGCCCCTATAATTGCTAGGGTCCATTTTGCTTCCAGATTTGTGTAAAAGGACTAGGAAACTATCATTCTATTTAGATGGGAATTGGCcaatatttagaataaaattaaacagcTTTGTGAGAGGATTTAATATAGCCTGACCTCCATATTTAAgcatttcatttgataccaaatcCATTGCAGTACTTTTCCCATTTTTAAGAGCTTTGATAGACTTAATTATTTCATCTGTAGTGATATCTACGTCTAAAATGTTATTAGATGGATCATTATCTATATTATCTTTTAATTGCTGGAAATGTTCCATTATGGTTTTATGGAAACTACTACAGTTATCATCActtttgtttaactttttaaagaatTGAACAAAATTGTCATGAGGTATGTCCTGAAAGGAGTCAGCATTGTCATGCATCTTATCCAACTTATTTAACATTGCCCAAAATGATTTTGGATTCTTTTcaatattatcatttatatccttacaaattttttgtttatacattttttgttcatgtttaCAAAGTCTTCTGAATTTTGATctatatgtataatataatttCCTATATTGTCCATTGAGTGGATTTTTATTAACTAGTTTCTCATAGCTTTTAACTGTATTTCTTAAGTCAGTACAGGAATGTGAAAACCATGGTTTcctgtttgattttttcattttttgtaagggctttttatttatgaatttagcTGATTGTTTAGCACAGTCTagtaaaattgaattaaatgacTCGGTAATCGAGTCACTGTCATTAAAGCTTTTGGCTATAAAGTTtgccaatttatttttaaacatttgactttGTATATTTTCTGTGTATGAAGCAATTGCTTCATCAGTCCAAAGAAATTTACCCGGCAAAGAGTCTAGTTGGTGTGAATCACACGGCACTGATAAAAAATTAGCAAACATTGCACAACTAATTGGGCGATGGTTAGAAAGGGAAGTAAAATCATGAACTACAAAGTATCCTATTGAATCAATCAATTCTTCTGAGATAAGTGTGTAATCTACAACACTACTACCATTGTATGTTAtacaagttggttgaccattTAAATCGCCAATTGTTCGGCCATTTAAAATTCTGATTTTGGCTTCTTTGcacatatttaataataatttgcCACTATTGTTAGTGTGTTTGTGGTCAAGATTATTCCTTGACAATACCCTATCAGGATGATATTCTGAATCATCTAAGTTTACAAGTTCATTTACATtatcaaattcaataaaatcaagTTGGGTGTTTGTATATGCATTAAAATCACCTTGTATTATGATGTCACCCATACTACTATATTTTTCTACATCACTGAGCAGAATAGAGTAAATTGATtctatatcattatttttattattataacttGAATACTCAGGAGATATATAAACTACAGCTACAAAAACATCTCTACTAATACTAAAAAACATATGGTCTAGTTTTATCCAGAGTTTATCAGGATGACTGTTTGTCAAAGATTTCAACCCTTTGGAAATTGaactttttgcaaaaatattaattccTCCAGAATATCTTCTTGCTTTCTTATGCTTTTTCCTGCTACTAGAGTGGACTAATTCAAAATTAGGAATGGAAATATCCTGGATAGATTCACTGCCTATCCAGGTTTCTACAAAACTAGCAATACTAAATTTAGAAACTATATCTTGAAAATGTGGGTCATTTGCTTTCTCACTTGAGAGACCCTCTATGTTCCACAtgccaatttttaaaagattttcattacttttaactttttttgctAAAGGTCtcatcatgaaataaaatattaaaagatgtTGAATAGAAGATTTCAGAGTTATAAaatgatacaattattttatcataattacaaagaaagaaagaaaaaaaaagaaaaaaacaaaacatacaatgtatacacatgttatactacatgtacatgtatttataattagAAATAAGAACAAGCACGagctatttcatttttctaattgaatgaaaaataatgatttaataatacaaaattatgaCTAACAACCATGTACGACTAGAATTTAACAATCAGTGCAAAATAACAAGTTATATGTGTGTATGTTGTTGATCCGGTGGTGGAAAGTGAATCTGACCAAAAGGAGGAACAGACCATGGATTTCTCCAATTATTAAAGTTCGGATTATTCATTGCGTGGTTTGTTGGTAGGAACCATGGCATCATGTGTTGTTGATTGAATGATGGTGGGTACTGGTGGTTGAAACTATGACCATGAAGTGGATTTACACTCTGATGTGAATTCATGTTTGTATTATGATTAGCCATGTTTGGTCCATCGCGGCGATAAGATGATTGGTGAGTTGATCTGCTAAAGTTGTTGTCACCCTGTCTTCTATTTCGTTGGTGTTGGGTGTTATTTGTGTGTGGAATGTTCAGGGCAATCTTAAGATGTTTCACAATAGCTGGTAGCCCCTTTCCATAATTCAAATGGACATCATCGTGAAACATATCGTAGCTAGGCTCAAAACGTTCAATTTTATGGATACTAGGGTACAGATCGCATACCAACTCGATGATATTATTGGCCTCATTCACGATATCGTCATGGAAGTCCTTTCTATAAATGATCGGTAGGACATATATGTTAGAGTTATTCCACATTTTAGTACACTGATCTAATAATTGGGAAAATTCATCCTCTTGCACTCCCTCACCTTGTAAATCCCTCGCCCCAATATGAATAACAATATTCTTTGGTTCATATCTTTGACCGTTTTTCAGAACAAAGCTTGTGCATGTTTTTGCACCTCCCCGAATGTAGCGAACTACAGTTTTACCTTGTGGGGTAAAACGTTTAGGTTGTATAGGACGTAAAATAGAATCTCCAAGAATCAATACATCACACTTGGTTTTGTTCACCTGTGACAGCTTTGTTGAGGTATTGTTGATATCTGATATCGGAGTACTTTCTACCTGACTTATATCATTGTGTACGGAAGGATTCTTTTCGGAttcaaaaataactttaattacACTGCCCTTTTTTAATAGACATGCCTTTGCTGGGCCAAAGTGGTTGATAATGGCTTGCTTCCAGCATTCTGAACGTAGCGACTTGAAagtgatattgtttgttttccCGTCACACTGTGTGTGAATTACAGGTGTTTCAGTTTTTTCATCTGTTATAATTAAATCAGAATTAAATTGCTCATTTTCATCTAATATGTCAAGATCATTACCCGTTAAGCAATCACGGAGTTTAGCTGGGGGTTTCGATGCACGTGTATTTGTCGTGTCCGCCATTATGTGTATGAAGTTGGTGAGACaccaatataaaatttaaatgtgtgTAACTGATAACTCTTATCTCTTCATTCCAACATCTTCTAAATAAATTACAGTATTTGCATCACTGACACTGGTGTTCCAATATTAATAGTGtctatttatacaaataatttacatttttgatcGGACAAAAATATCTACTTCTTGTTTACTCTTATAATTTCACAGTTCATTATCAATCTCTAGAAATGAAACACTACCTCGTGAAATACTTATTTCAGAgttcaaatattattattctttgtTGCCAAGTTGGTAATTGGTACTTGATGcaataaattgaaattgtaaGTTGTGTATTCACTGTTGATGATGCAAGCCCCcgaatcaatcccaaccttgcatttgtggtattgaaccttcttgtaaaaatttaaagagatccattcactttaACTTTTAAGTTATTGTCAGAAACAATTATGACTTCAAACAACAATGAGGATGACAACGAGaacatcatcatgatcatgcatagcaatatacaaatgtactgaccaaaaaataatttgtgtaaATATCGACTTGTAAATGAGATTAATCATCagtaaaatacatcaaaataattttcagtaGGATAATATATTTCGTCTCCTGTCTgacctgggaacagtatatttatatatatgttcctggtctGACAGACTTTCTACAgcacagtatttttttatatatttatatatatctacatgtacGGGGGgtgctgaaaatgaaaaaaaaaaattctgtaaaaGATCCTGACTATAAACCAGTTTACTCCTTATCACATTACTTTTCTCAGATAACTGTCTTTTTGACAAGCTAATGCCATCTCTGATTTCAGGtaaaaaacgaaacaaaaagtagaatttttaaaatcaatgtcAATTGTATGCTTGAATCATGGTACTGTTGAAGCTTAATACTTGATATATCTATTTAcctaacaaatatttataaatgcaaaGCAGTATAACTCACCTCTGTCAGAGACATAACTATAGTGTTATATGTCTCTATCTCTATATAGTCTGATTTTGGAACGAACTGATAGCTGGAACACGAACTGGTGTCCCTAATAGTACTGATACATTTAAGggtgtacacctctgaggagccaaaaatttctagaattaaactttttttctaaacctgATTTTGGGATTTAaatgactgtaaaaaaaattgtgaagaaAAAATCCTATAATTGTGCGCTTcttttttgctacggccctcTGAAAGTACTCAACTTTGaaaatttttccattttttcatcaatttttacccatttttgggttattatcatggaaaaaaaatcacagttccacaactAAAACTTTTTTATACTCTTAATAAAGATGTAGTGGACCAATAAATGCAATGTGAATaaattcaactaaaaaaaatataggtaagGTGTTAAtcataagaaagttttatcatactTTGATGCTTTTTTTCGTGTCAAATCAGTTACCATGTTATcaatcattttgtaaatttgtgatttttccgACCTGTTTAAAGAAcgaaatgcatattatttcaactttcttattataaatgaatgcaaaaaaatacatgtctaagaagtttgaaaagaaaaagttaCTATTTGGGGTGTTTATGTTTCTGGTAGAataattttgtgtaaaaaatttCTCAAAATTTCACTAAAAAAGACTGAC
Proteins encoded:
- the LOC134707195 gene encoding alanyl-tRNA editing protein Aarsd1-like, producing the protein MALACQKDSYLRKFTTKVKSCEPSEVSILNQKKKKEKIKGYEVVLEDTILFPEGGGQPDDRGTINDIPVLKISRRGADAVHFVSTDIPAGTDVNLQVDWARRFDHMQQHTGQHLITTVAESMFGFPTTSWNLGEKISSIELDTPKLSEEQITVLEDAVNERIRERIPVTPVLYHDKDDPKLAEARCRGLPDDHEGPVRVLSIEGLDNTLCCGTHVSNLAHLQLIKLLGLEKGKKNKSNLLFVAGERVRQYLGRSYQVEKSLMTILKGPLEEQEDLADKAVKASKSAQKAVLSLLRDLALLEAYKFKTKPDKETVLVLHRKEGDNEFMNKIVNEINDKSVTCLLTVGDEKGAGLFLLSGEDSVIQELGPKVAELLEGKGSCSRGPYQGKCNKLANKTKAEKLVREYVAGIKSES